One bacterium genomic window carries:
- a CDS encoding DUF4136 domain-containing protein has translation MEARAPRFSREGLSHPIPSPALCRVLGLSLCVLLSGCARLVVFTDFDPKADFASLRSFAWLSAPASDTRDRLDQPLLNDGIRAAIERELLAKGFTKISGGRPDFRVGHHLSLEYRVEPESLDRRFGYGPHWHSDGRPFANQADFKLGTFAIDIIDTRKNRLVWRGVAPGGLPPPHSRRDGVRIDAVIAEVLSEFPPR, from the coding sequence ATGGAAGCTCGCGCCCCTCGGTTTTCCCGAGAGGGTCTTTCGCATCCAATCCCGAGCCCCGCGCTCTGTCGTGTGTTAGGTCTGTCACTCTGTGTACTTCTATCGGGTTGCGCGCGGCTCGTGGTGTTTACGGACTTCGATCCGAAGGCGGATTTTGCCTCACTGCGCAGTTTTGCCTGGCTGAGTGCGCCTGCGTCCGACACTCGCGATCGACTCGATCAACCGCTCTTGAACGACGGGATCCGTGCAGCGATCGAACGCGAACTTCTGGCAAAGGGTTTCACGAAGATCTCCGGTGGACGACCCGACTTCCGGGTTGGGCACCATCTGTCCCTGGAGTATCGGGTCGAACCGGAGAGTTTGGATCGGCGTTTTGGCTATGGGCCCCATTGGCACAGCGACGGCCGTCCATTTGCCAATCAGGCGGATTTCAAGCTCGGGACATTCGCGATCGACATCATAGATACCCGGAAGAACCGGCTCGTCTGGCGAGGTGTTGCACCCGGTGGATTGCCCCCGCCGCATTCGCGTCGGGATGGAGTCCGAATAGATGCAGTCATAGCCGAAGTGCTTTCCGAGTTTCCTCCTCGTTGA
- a CDS encoding PaaI family thioesterase: MWEQKRRLARAMRDVIERLVPSMAPEAELAAAADALERYAERLKRHPRLSSVLGHAESAMAGDVGAFFDQSPMIGLANPLAPPLRIFETGERTAEALGTFGSAYEGPPGSLHGGFVAAAFDEVLGFVQSLSGSPGFTGTLTVRYRSPTPLHTELRFKAEYLRMEGRKIYTEAQLFGEGVLCAEAEGLFISMRPGGVDELNERRAKQEARLSGAASEDD; this comes from the coding sequence ATGTGGGAGCAGAAGCGTCGCCTCGCCCGGGCGATGCGCGATGTGATCGAACGGCTCGTTCCCAGCATGGCGCCGGAGGCGGAGCTCGCGGCCGCAGCTGACGCCCTCGAACGCTACGCGGAGCGGCTCAAGCGGCATCCCCGTCTGAGCAGTGTGCTCGGACATGCGGAGTCCGCCATGGCGGGTGATGTCGGGGCGTTCTTCGACCAAAGCCCCATGATCGGTCTGGCCAATCCACTTGCGCCGCCCCTGCGAATCTTCGAGACCGGCGAGCGCACGGCGGAAGCGCTCGGCACCTTCGGTTCGGCTTACGAGGGACCTCCCGGTTCCTTGCACGGTGGTTTTGTCGCCGCGGCTTTCGACGAAGTGCTCGGCTTCGTCCAATCGCTTTCGGGCAGTCCTGGTTTTACCGGGACCTTGACCGTGCGCTACCGCAGCCCAACGCCGCTACACACCGAGTTGCGGTTCAAGGCCGAGTATTTGCGCATGGAAGGGCGCAAGATCTACACCGAGGCACAACTGTTTGGCGAAGGGGTTCTGTGCGCGGAAGCCGAAGGCCTGTTCATTTCGATGCGACCCGGCGGAGTGGATGAACTGAACGAGCGCCGGGCGAAACAGGAAGCCAGGCTATCCGGAGCCGCTTCTGAGGATGACTAG